The Acanthochromis polyacanthus isolate Apoly-LR-REF ecotype Palm Island chromosome 5, KAUST_Apoly_ChrSc, whole genome shotgun sequence genome includes a window with the following:
- the LOC110966778 gene encoding LOW QUALITY PROTEIN: coiled-coil domain-containing glutamate-rich protein 1-like (The sequence of the model RefSeq protein was modified relative to this genomic sequence to represent the inferred CDS: inserted 1 base in 1 codon), with the protein MPGRRFWLQELKERRKPGLSRSGGGRRATGRGGSRGHCAPNGPVLRPVNVKGNRARGMRAPXNTNQFLMHEKYQMMHLRSDSVGGDSCSSDSDPDLTDMDSYLGVLENARGALLDSPNPHGSSTPGPFLVLQEGLVLDQEGLVLDQEELVLDQVLQEDSLQYFPSEDDLLQSQNFMQKDFVDFCDVLTP; encoded by the exons ATGCCGGGCCGGAGGTTCTGGCTGCAGGAGCTGAAGGAGCGGAGGAAGCCCGGACTGTCCCGGAGCGGCGGGGGGCGGCGGGCCACGGGGAGAGGCGGGTCCCGGGGCCATTGTGCACCGAACGGACCGGTGCTGAGACCCGTCAACGTGAAGGGGAACCGGGCCCGGGGCATGCGGGCCC AGAACACCAACCAGTTCCTGATGCACGAGAAGTACCAGATGATGCACCTCCGGTCCGACTCGGTAGGGGGCGACAGCTGCAGCTCCGACAGCGACCCAGACCTCACCGACATGGACTCATACCTGGGGGTCCTGGAGAATGCCAGAGGAGCTCTGCTGGACAGTCCGAACCCGCACGGGTCCAGCACCCCAGGACCCTTCCTGGTTCTGCAGGAGGGTCTGGTTCTGGACCAGGAGGGTCTGGTTCTGGACCAGGAGGAGCTGGTTCTGGACCAGGTTCTGCAGGAGGATAGCCTGCAGTACTTCCCCTCTGAGGACGACCTGCTGCAGAGCCAGAACTTCATGCAGAAGGACTTTGTGGACTTCTGTGACGTTCTGACGCCCTGA